A window of the Acidobacteriota bacterium genome harbors these coding sequences:
- the asnB gene encoding asparagine synthase (glutamine-hydrolyzing) — protein sequence MCGIAGIFGTNYSSTRLQAMIASQHHRGPDATDAYHSPAGCAGLGHNRLSIIDLSPAGRQPMSNHDGSRWIAFNGEIYNYLELRAELSDYPYRSQSDTEVLLAAYEKWGEACLDRLIGMFALLIWDESEQTLFAARDRFGVKPLYYHHAADGTLRVASEIKSLHASGVPAFPDEIAWATYLTHGAYDHSERTFWQDVCSLPPGHSLTWRDGHLRLRRWYDLAAVAETVEDLRPTKEVETEYLALLTESVRLRFRSDVPVGINLSGGLDSSTLLGVVHAVQGSESSVRAFTFVCGDERYDELPWVEQMLARTNHPLTVCRLSAEDVPALADSVTLAQDEPFGGIPTLAYARVFEEARKQGVIVLLDGQGMDEQWAGYDYYHSDSEGASLVQGTKESPVRPDCLKPEFREMAASFAPPKPFGDRLRNLQFRDARFTKIPRALRFNDRVSMRVSTELREPFLDHRLFELAMRQPVERKFNNGQNKWMLRQMARELLPVNVVEAPKRPLQTPQREWLRGPLRNWVEETLEFAFCRHAKYWLEEAKVRDAWQQFQQGQGDNSFFVWQWISVGLLNKLQNNRQPQAEVKLIV from the coding sequence ATGTGTGGAATCGCCGGAATCTTTGGCACGAATTATTCCTCAACTCGATTGCAAGCGATGATTGCCAGTCAGCATCATCGCGGCCCGGATGCGACGGATGCGTATCATTCGCCCGCTGGCTGCGCGGGTTTGGGGCACAACCGCCTGAGCATCATTGATCTGTCACCCGCCGGTCGCCAACCGATGAGCAATCACGACGGATCACGCTGGATTGCCTTCAACGGCGAGATATACAACTACCTGGAATTGCGCGCGGAACTCAGTGATTACCCGTATCGCAGCCAATCGGACACCGAAGTGTTGCTGGCGGCATACGAAAAATGGGGCGAAGCCTGTCTGGATCGGTTGATTGGCATGTTTGCCTTGTTGATTTGGGATGAAAGTGAACAAACGCTATTTGCGGCGCGCGACCGGTTCGGGGTCAAACCGCTCTATTATCATCACGCGGCGGACGGCACCTTGCGCGTCGCCAGTGAAATCAAATCGTTGCATGCGTCAGGGGTTCCGGCGTTTCCAGACGAAATCGCCTGGGCGACATATCTGACGCACGGCGCATACGATCACAGCGAGCGAACGTTCTGGCAGGACGTTTGCAGCCTGCCGCCGGGCCATTCGCTGACCTGGCGCGATGGACACTTGCGCCTTCGGCGTTGGTACGATTTGGCCGCCGTCGCCGAAACCGTCGAAGATTTGCGTCCCACCAAAGAAGTCGAAACAGAATACTTGGCGTTGTTGACTGAAAGCGTGCGGCTTCGGTTTCGCTCGGACGTTCCGGTTGGCATCAACCTGAGCGGCGGGTTGGATTCGTCAACCTTGCTCGGCGTCGTTCACGCGGTTCAGGGCAGTGAAAGCAGCGTTCGCGCTTTCACTTTTGTGTGCGGCGATGAACGATACGACGAGTTGCCCTGGGTCGAACAAATGCTGGCGCGCACAAACCATCCACTGACGGTTTGCCGCTTGTCGGCCGAAGACGTGCCTGCGTTGGCCGATTCGGTCACGCTGGCACAGGACGAACCGTTCGGCGGAATCCCTACGCTGGCGTACGCGCGAGTATTTGAAGAGGCACGAAAGCAAGGTGTCATCGTGCTGCTCGATGGCCAGGGGATGGATGAACAATGGGCTGGTTACGATTATTACCATTCGGATTCGGAAGGCGCTTCGTTGGTGCAAGGCACAAAAGAAAGCCCGGTTCGTCCCGACTGCCTGAAACCGGAGTTCCGAGAAATGGCTGCAAGCTTTGCGCCGCCGAAACCGTTCGGCGACCGGCTTCGCAACCTGCAATTTCGCGATGCTCGGTTCACGAAAATTCCGCGCGCGCTGCGGTTCAACGATCGCGTTTCGATGCGCGTTTCGACGGAATTGCGCGAACCGTTTCTGGATCACCGGTTGTTTGAACTGGCGATGCGGCAACCGGTGGAGCGCAAATTCAACAACGGCCAGAACAAATGGATGTTGCGGCAAATGGCGCGTGAATTGTTGCCGGTCAACGTCGTCGAGGCGCCCAAACGTCCGCTGCAAACGCCGCAACGCGAATGGCTGCGAGGGCCATTGCGCAATTGGGTTGAGGAAACGTTGGAGTTTGCGTTTTGCCGACACGCCAAATACTGGCTGGAGGAAGCGAAAGTCCGCGACGCCTGGCAACAGTTTCAACAAGGCCAGGGCGACAACAGCTTTTTCGTCTGGCAATGGATTTCTGTCGGTTTACTGAACAAATTGCAAAACAATCGGCAACCACAGGCTGAGGTGAAACTGATCGTTTAA
- a CDS encoding ABC transporter permease — MQSSETINSVNANSDHDDAHDKLPFYRIQPSRGWVALRLRELWEYRELLYFLTWRDIKVRYKQTALGVAWAIIQPLFTMLVFTFIRGLAKIPSDGIPYPVFCYAALVPWTFFANGLTNSSNSLIGSSNLLSKVYFPRLTIPLATVLSGVVDLVLAFVLLLVMMLYYGVAITWQILWLPLFLLLALITSLGIGLWLSALNVQYRDVKYVVPFIAQFWMLATPIAYPSSLLREPWRTIYGLNPMAGVVEGFRWALLGSKITVGPLLMVSALMAVLILVGGAFYFRRMEKTFADIV; from the coding sequence ATGCAATCATCTGAAACAATCAACTCTGTAAACGCGAATTCCGATCACGACGACGCTCACGACAAGTTGCCGTTTTATCGCATCCAGCCTTCGCGTGGCTGGGTGGCGCTACGTTTGCGTGAACTGTGGGAATATCGCGAATTGTTGTATTTCCTGACCTGGCGCGACATCAAAGTCCGGTACAAACAAACGGCGCTGGGCGTGGCGTGGGCGATCATCCAGCCTCTGTTTACGATGCTGGTGTTCACCTTTATTCGCGGACTGGCCAAGATTCCTTCGGACGGCATTCCCTACCCGGTATTTTGCTATGCGGCGCTGGTTCCGTGGACGTTTTTCGCTAACGGGCTGACCAATTCGTCGAACAGTTTGATCGGCAGCTCCAATCTGCTCAGCAAAGTGTACTTCCCTCGGTTGACGATTCCATTGGCAACGGTTCTGTCCGGTGTTGTGGATTTAGTGCTGGCTTTCGTGTTGTTGCTGGTCATGATGCTGTATTACGGCGTGGCAATCACCTGGCAAATTCTATGGCTGCCGCTATTTCTGTTGCTGGCGCTGATCACTTCGCTGGGAATCGGTTTGTGGCTGTCGGCGCTGAACGTGCAATACCGCGATGTGAAATACGTCGTTCCGTTCATTGCGCAGTTCTGGATGCTGGCGACGCCGATTGCGTATCCCAGCAGTTTGCTGAGAGAACCCTGGCGGACGATTTATGGATTGAACCCGATGGCTGGTGTTGTCGAAGGCTTCCGCTGGGCGCTGTTAGGATCGAAAATCACGGTCGGTCCATTGTTGATGGTTTCGGCGCTGATGGCCGTACTGATTTTGGTTGGCGGCGCATTTTACTTCCGGCGAATGGAAAAAACCTTTGCTGATATTGTTTGA
- a CDS encoding nucleotidyl transferase AbiEii/AbiGii toxin family protein, giving the protein MASHRLSALQLDFLRAFFARESRFFLTGGAALVGFHLGHRETYDLDLFTLEDALDAGAALAAEIARQWDASLESIQTYPDFRRLLLRRNDEAIVLDLVRERVAQITPEKPIVNGVRVDSPEEILANKLCTLLSRSEVRDLVYVRALEMAGYRIENALSAAATKDTGLTAAQLSWILSQIELGDDLIPPGGVSIEELRQYLDDLIARLTRLAFP; this is encoded by the coding sequence TTGGCCAGTCACAGACTTAGCGCCTTACAACTGGATTTTCTGCGCGCTTTCTTTGCTCGGGAATCGCGCTTCTTTCTGACAGGGGGTGCCGCACTGGTGGGATTCCATCTCGGCCACCGCGAAACGTACGACTTGGACTTGTTCACGTTGGAGGATGCGCTGGATGCTGGCGCGGCCCTAGCGGCAGAGATCGCGCGGCAGTGGGATGCATCGCTTGAATCCATTCAGACTTACCCTGATTTTCGCCGTTTGCTGCTGCGCCGCAATGATGAAGCCATTGTTCTTGATCTGGTGCGCGAGCGTGTCGCTCAGATTACGCCCGAAAAACCAATCGTAAATGGCGTTCGCGTAGATTCGCCTGAAGAAATTCTGGCAAACAAACTCTGCACGCTGCTGTCGCGTTCGGAGGTGCGTGATTTGGTGTATGTGCGGGCGCTCGAAATGGCCGGTTATCGAATCGAAAATGCGCTATCGGCAGCCGCGACAAAAGACACTGGTTTGACGGCAGCGCAATTGAGTTGGATTCTCAGTCAAATCGAACTGGGCGACGATTTGATTCCACCAGGCGGCGTATCAATCGAAGAGTTGCGACAGTATCTCGATGATTTAATTGCCCGCCTGACCCGACTTGCGTTCCCGTAA
- a CDS encoding ABC transporter ATP-binding protein, whose amino-acid sequence MSELRIEAVNLSKRYSLTGKRERYKTLRDRMAEAAVAPFRKLGNAFRRNGNGEANGSKNSFWALKDISFEVKAGEIIGIIGRNGAGKTTLLKLLSRITEPTEGYADIHGRVGSLLEVGTGFHPELSGRENIFLNGAILGMRRNEIERKFDEIVAFAEVERFIDTPVKHYSSGMYMRLAFAVAAHLEPEILLVDEVLAVGDAAFQKKCLGKMGEITKEGRTILFVSHNMGAVRSLCNKGLVLSEGQLVESGDISRCIERYYKGIGALVSGEAEANTTHSRFGPVLLNGTLDNSLSQSEGFTVSTTLHIDQPISGFTLYCILEDIGGSFIFHQREESNLMGLRSLGAGKYDLAVTVPPLWLNPGLYALYFKIFFWGAYGSTRHVSDKLMLDVTGVSSTATAVLHPEVGWSVQMKP is encoded by the coding sequence ATGAGCGAATTGAGAATCGAAGCAGTCAACTTATCCAAACGATATTCCCTGACCGGAAAGCGCGAACGGTACAAAACCCTGCGCGACCGTATGGCCGAAGCCGCCGTCGCGCCATTTCGCAAACTCGGCAACGCATTTCGTCGCAATGGAAACGGCGAAGCCAATGGCTCCAAAAACAGTTTTTGGGCGTTGAAAGACATTTCCTTCGAAGTCAAAGCCGGTGAAATCATCGGCATCATTGGCCGCAACGGCGCGGGCAAAACGACGTTGTTGAAATTACTGTCGCGGATTACAGAACCCACTGAAGGATATGCGGACATTCACGGGCGAGTCGGTTCCCTGCTGGAAGTCGGCACGGGATTCCACCCCGAACTGAGCGGACGCGAAAACATCTTTTTGAACGGCGCGATTCTGGGGATGCGACGCAACGAGATCGAACGCAAGTTTGACGAAATTGTCGCCTTCGCCGAAGTCGAACGGTTCATTGACACGCCGGTCAAACATTATTCCAGCGGAATGTATATGCGACTGGCCTTTGCCGTCGCGGCGCACCTGGAGCCGGAAATTTTGCTGGTGGACGAAGTGTTGGCCGTCGGTGACGCAGCCTTTCAAAAGAAATGCCTGGGCAAGATGGGCGAAATTACCAAAGAAGGTCGCACCATTTTGTTCGTCAGCCACAACATGGGCGCGGTGCGTTCGCTGTGCAATAAAGGCCTGGTGTTGAGCGAAGGCCAGTTGGTCGAATCCGGCGACATCAGCCGTTGCATCGAACGATATTACAAAGGCATCGGCGCGCTGGTCAGCGGCGAAGCCGAAGCCAACACGACGCATTCGCGTTTTGGCCCGGTGCTGCTCAACGGAACGCTCGATAATTCACTGTCGCAATCCGAAGGTTTCACGGTTTCCACGACCTTGCACATTGACCAGCCAATCAGCGGCTTTACGCTGTACTGCATTTTGGAAGACATCGGCGGCAGCTTCATTTTCCACCAGCGCGAAGAAAGTAATTTGATGGGATTGCGCAGCCTGGGCGCAGGCAAATACGACCTGGCCGTTACCGTTCCGCCATTGTGGCTGAACCCGGGGCTGTATGCGCTGTATTTCAAGATTTTCTTTTGGGGCGCGTATGGTTCGACGCGTCACGTATCAGACAAACTGATGCTCGATGTCACCGGCGTCAGCAGCACAGCCACCGCCGTGTTGCATCCGGAAGTCGGATGGTCCGTGCAAATGAAACCCTAA
- a CDS encoding glycosyltransferase family 2 protein, translated as MADSAPKLSIVIRCRNEASSLRNVLAALRAQHSHFVWEVVLVDNESEDDTRKIAEEFGARVVPINRREFSYGRAINFGVAAARGDLVMLLSAHALPIGSYFLNAAIAPFEDAQIAAARCLLVTSSRQLQTWYQPKDIHYASAEEQRKAESGTAWVGEYPTGGCCVIRRSVWEEVKYDEQLESNEDKLWASHVLTKGWKIRCCSEAIWMYTRKYGRRERLMRETRQQVSLYRITGRTPLSIGKYAWLMLRTILAAPLVAVRYIYDNFAWNTSLISVPWRAKRKPQAGSFSEFDQKR; from the coding sequence ATGGCTGATTCTGCGCCCAAACTTTCCATCGTCATTCGTTGCCGCAACGAAGCCAGCAGTTTGCGCAATGTATTGGCGGCGTTGCGCGCACAGCATAGTCATTTCGTCTGGGAAGTTGTGCTGGTGGATAACGAATCCGAAGACGACACGCGCAAGATTGCCGAAGAATTCGGTGCGCGTGTTGTGCCGATCAACCGCCGGGAATTCAGTTATGGCCGCGCGATCAATTTCGGCGTGGCCGCGGCACGCGGCGACCTCGTCATGCTGCTCAGCGCGCATGCGTTGCCGATTGGCTCTTACTTTTTGAATGCCGCAATTGCTCCGTTTGAAGATGCGCAAATCGCCGCCGCGCGCTGTTTGCTGGTCACCAGTTCGCGCCAATTGCAAACGTGGTACCAACCGAAAGATATTCACTACGCATCCGCCGAAGAGCAGCGCAAAGCCGAATCCGGCACAGCCTGGGTGGGGGAATATCCGACCGGAGGTTGTTGCGTCATTCGCCGCTCCGTTTGGGAAGAAGTGAAATACGACGAACAACTGGAATCCAACGAAGACAAATTATGGGCATCGCACGTGTTGACCAAAGGCTGGAAAATCCGCTGCTGTTCCGAAGCCATTTGGATGTATACGCGTAAATATGGCCGTCGCGAACGCTTGATGCGCGAAACGCGGCAACAAGTGTCGCTCTATCGCATTACAGGCCGGACACCGCTCAGCATAGGGAAATATGCATGGTTGATGCTCAGAACCATCCTGGCCGCACCGCTGGTTGCGGTGCGTTACATTTACGATAACTTCGCCTGGAATACCTCGCTGATCAGCGTTCCCTGGCGAGCCAAACGCAAGCCTCAGGCGGGCAGCTTTTCCGAATTTGATCAAAAACGGTAG
- a CDS encoding N-acetylneuraminate synthase family protein has translation MIVAEVAQAHDGSLGTAHAYIDAAASAGADAVKFQTHIAAAESTPGEPWRVKFSRQDATRYDYWRRMEFTEEQWFGLAAHAAERGLVFLSSAFSFEAVELLERIGVPAWKVGAGETSNIPLLEKMASTGKPVILSSGMSGWEELDAAVNCVRGHGAAVAVLQCTTAYPCPPEKIGFNVIGELRQRYNCPVGLSDHSGTIYAGIGAATLGASIIEVHITFSRQGFGPDVPASLTPKGLKQLVAGVRFIECALRNPVDKQAMAESFAELRQVFGKSVVAARDLPAGHQLTISDLAFKKPGTGIPAARYREVLGRKLHRAVAADTLLSEELFMS, from the coding sequence TTGATAGTCGCTGAAGTGGCGCAAGCGCACGATGGCAGCCTGGGAACAGCCCATGCCTATATTGACGCCGCCGCGTCAGCCGGAGCCGACGCCGTCAAATTCCAAACCCATATTGCCGCCGCCGAAAGCACGCCGGGCGAACCGTGGCGCGTGAAATTCAGCCGTCAGGATGCAACCCGGTACGATTACTGGCGACGAATGGAATTCACCGAAGAGCAATGGTTCGGGTTGGCCGCGCATGCCGCCGAACGCGGCCTCGTCTTTTTATCTTCGGCCTTTTCCTTTGAAGCCGTAGAGTTGCTTGAACGAATTGGCGTGCCTGCGTGGAAAGTCGGCGCGGGCGAAACCTCGAACATTCCGTTGCTGGAAAAAATGGCCTCGACGGGCAAGCCTGTGATTCTGTCCAGCGGCATGTCCGGTTGGGAAGAATTGGACGCGGCGGTCAATTGCGTTCGCGGACATGGCGCGGCAGTGGCTGTATTGCAATGCACAACGGCGTACCCCTGCCCGCCGGAAAAGATTGGGTTTAACGTCATTGGCGAACTTCGCCAGCGATACAACTGCCCTGTCGGGCTGTCGGATCATTCGGGAACGATTTACGCCGGAATCGGCGCGGCGACGCTGGGAGCCAGCATCATCGAAGTTCACATCACCTTTTCCCGCCAGGGATTCGGCCCGGACGTTCCGGCTTCGCTGACGCCAAAAGGGTTGAAGCAGTTGGTCGCAGGTGTCCGCTTCATCGAATGCGCCTTGCGCAATCCAGTGGACAAACAGGCGATGGCCGAAAGCTTCGCCGAACTGCGACAAGTCTTCGGCAAAAGTGTCGTTGCCGCGCGCGATCTGCCCGCCGGACATCAATTGACCATCAGCGATCTGGCGTTCAAAAAGCCCGGCACGGGAATTCCCGCCGCGCGATACCGCGAAGTGCTCGGTCGCAAGCTCCACCGCGCTGTCGCCGCCGATACTTTGCTTTCCGAAGAGTTATTCATGTCGTAG
- a CDS encoding acylneuraminate cytidylyltransferase family protein has product MKVLGLIPARGGSKGVPRKNIRLLAGKPLLAYTAEAALAATRLTRVVLSTDDEEIAEIGRGCGIEVPFLRPAELAEDTTPTLPVVQHAVHFLESRGERFDAICLLQPTNPLRQASDIDGCTELLERAGADTVFTMLSVPPEHNPHWVYFQNADGSLRLSTGEASPIPRRQELPPAFHREGSVYVARRDVVMNKNSLYGSKVIGFEIERGHSVNIDNLEDWERAESLLLKTISSTK; this is encoded by the coding sequence ATGAAAGTGCTCGGTCTGATCCCAGCGCGCGGCGGGTCGAAAGGTGTGCCACGCAAAAACATTCGGTTGCTGGCGGGAAAACCGTTGCTGGCGTACACCGCCGAAGCTGCGCTGGCGGCAACTCGCCTGACGCGCGTCGTTTTGAGCACCGATGATGAAGAAATTGCCGAAATCGGACGAGGCTGCGGCATTGAAGTTCCCTTCCTTCGCCCGGCGGAATTGGCTGAAGACACAACGCCGACGTTGCCTGTGGTGCAACATGCCGTTCATTTTCTGGAATCGCGTGGCGAACGGTTTGATGCGATTTGCTTGCTGCAACCGACGAATCCGTTGCGCCAGGCCTCGGATATTGATGGTTGCACCGAACTGCTGGAACGCGCCGGAGCAGACACAGTCTTCACGATGCTCTCTGTGCCACCGGAGCACAATCCGCACTGGGTGTACTTTCAAAACGCGGACGGCAGCTTACGCCTAAGCACAGGTGAAGCTTCGCCGATTCCGCGCCGTCAGGAATTGCCTCCTGCATTTCATCGTGAGGGTTCGGTGTACGTGGCAAGGCGCGATGTAGTGATGAATAAAAACAGTCTGTACGGCTCGAAAGTGATTGGTTTTGAAATCGAACGCGGCCATAGCGTCAACATAGACAATCTGGAAGATTGGGAACGAGCAGAATCACTTTTGCTCAAAACAATCTCTTCCACGAAGTAA
- the neuC gene encoding UDP-N-acetylglucosamine 2-epimerase (hydrolyzing), with translation MLSKRKVCVVLVDRANYGRIKPVMKAISERPELELQIVAAGTMVLERFDQPVNVVRQDGFDVNGEIYLELEGSTPATMAKSVGFGVVEFASEFQRLKPDVVLLIGDRYEMLAAAIAAAYMNICIAHIQGGEVSGSIDESARHAISKFAHFHFPSTERSADYLIRMGERPDTILAVGCPSSDIARTFDKQLTPDIVNIGGGGSPIDVNNPFLLVLFHPTTTEFGGERAQIEALLEALRRLAMQTVLLWPNIDAGSDHISKAIRSFRVNHRPAWLRNLTNLSPENYLKVLANAACAIGNSSSFVRDAGYFGTPIVLVGNRQEGRETDKHVTRVAPIADEVFTIAKAQLEHGRYEPSKLYGDGYVSERIAQGLCELKPYIQKRLHYIYG, from the coding sequence ATTTTGAGTAAACGAAAAGTTTGCGTGGTGTTGGTTGACCGCGCCAATTACGGCCGCATCAAGCCTGTGATGAAAGCCATTTCAGAGCGGCCTGAACTGGAATTGCAAATCGTCGCCGCAGGAACGATGGTGCTGGAACGATTTGATCAACCGGTCAATGTCGTTCGCCAGGATGGGTTTGACGTGAACGGCGAAATTTATCTGGAACTCGAAGGTTCGACTCCGGCAACGATGGCGAAATCCGTAGGCTTCGGCGTCGTCGAATTCGCCAGCGAATTCCAACGCTTGAAACCGGATGTCGTACTGCTAATCGGCGACCGATACGAAATGCTGGCGGCGGCAATTGCTGCGGCGTACATGAACATCTGCATCGCGCACATTCAGGGCGGCGAGGTCTCCGGTTCGATTGACGAAAGCGCGCGTCACGCCATCAGCAAATTCGCCCACTTTCATTTTCCCAGCACCGAGCGTTCCGCCGATTACCTGATCCGAATGGGCGAACGCCCGGACACGATTTTAGCTGTCGGCTGCCCTTCATCCGATATTGCCCGAACCTTTGACAAACAACTAACGCCGGATATCGTCAACATTGGCGGGGGCGGTTCGCCGATTGACGTGAACAATCCCTTCCTGTTGGTGTTGTTTCATCCGACAACGACGGAATTCGGCGGCGAACGCGCACAGATTGAAGCCTTACTGGAAGCCTTGCGGCGGTTGGCCATGCAAACCGTGTTGTTATGGCCGAACATTGACGCCGGTTCGGATCACATCAGCAAAGCGATTCGCAGTTTCCGCGTCAATCATCGCCCCGCGTGGTTGCGCAACCTGACCAACCTGTCGCCGGAAAATTACCTGAAGGTTCTGGCCAACGCGGCGTGCGCAATTGGCAATTCATCCAGCTTCGTGCGGGATGCGGGCTATTTCGGAACCCCGATCGTGCTGGTCGGCAATCGCCAGGAAGGCCGCGAAACCGACAAGCACGTCACGCGCGTCGCGCCAATTGCCGATGAAGTATTTACCATCGCCAAAGCGCAGCTTGAGCACGGGCGATATGAACCCAGTAAGTTGTATGGTGACGGCTATGTTTCCGAACGCATTGCACAAGGCTTGTGCGAATTGAAGCCCTATATTCAAAAACGGCTGCACTACATCTATGGCTGA
- a CDS encoding glycosyltransferase family 4 protein produces MHQVDVVHLTSKPPFAPGSFNRLVGMQMERLTGFSQAAISYWDGPIPANASTENIILVNGDKLSFAQKALLKLPERWRRTRFNGVSGRESLIYLWQLMDTLTRLKPKVVVCYDNYKFGSVLRKHIHWPCRLVLSQHGLSYHLPADQGAKLYSLQSFDSVWVLTKAGYRFDRERITAYEPLVNVIHNWIDMDGFHPVTAERKRELRETWNLPVDAPVVIWLSRLVPKKGAHVLLQSWREILREFSNAILWIVGGGEPSYISYLKTLIDNLDLAENVRLQGAVAPELTPTCYQTSDVYVFPTLFSAEGFGLSLLEAMACGLACVASDIEILRELYTEDTVLFVPDPNLEDAFVTPILRLLRNPELRVRRGNAARKFGEQHYHQDIILPQLKAFYLRQMAYLGDHR; encoded by the coding sequence ATGCATCAAGTTGACGTAGTGCATCTGACTTCCAAACCACCGTTTGCGCCCGGTTCGTTTAACAGGCTGGTTGGGATGCAAATGGAACGGCTGACAGGATTCAGTCAAGCGGCGATCAGTTATTGGGACGGGCCGATTCCGGCAAACGCTTCCACGGAAAACATCATTTTGGTCAATGGCGACAAATTATCTTTCGCCCAGAAAGCTTTGCTGAAACTGCCGGAACGATGGCGACGGACTCGGTTTAACGGTGTTTCCGGTCGCGAAAGCTTGATCTATCTGTGGCAGTTGATGGACACGCTGACTCGTCTGAAACCCAAAGTGGTCGTTTGTTACGACAACTACAAATTCGGAAGCGTGTTGCGAAAACATATCCACTGGCCGTGCCGATTGGTGCTCAGCCAACATGGACTTTCATATCACCTGCCAGCCGACCAGGGAGCCAAACTATACAGCCTGCAATCCTTCGATTCCGTCTGGGTATTGACCAAAGCCGGATATCGCTTTGATCGGGAGCGCATCACGGCTTATGAGCCGCTGGTCAATGTCATTCACAACTGGATAGATATGGACGGGTTTCATCCCGTAACGGCGGAACGAAAACGGGAATTGCGCGAAACCTGGAATTTGCCGGTTGACGCGCCGGTCGTGATCTGGCTCAGCCGATTGGTTCCCAAGAAAGGCGCACACGTGTTGCTGCAATCCTGGCGCGAAATTCTGCGGGAATTCTCCAATGCCATTTTGTGGATTGTCGGCGGCGGCGAGCCAAGCTACATCAGTTACCTGAAAACGCTGATTGATAATTTGGACCTGGCTGAAAACGTGCGTTTGCAGGGAGCCGTTGCGCCGGAATTGACGCCGACCTGCTACCAAACGTCTGACGTGTATGTCTTCCCGACGCTGTTCAGCGCCGAAGGATTTGGGTTGTCGCTGCTGGAAGCGATGGCTTGCGGTTTGGCCTGTGTGGCGTCGGATATTGAAATCCTGCGCGAGCTTTATACCGAGGACACAGTTCTATTTGTGCCAGACCCAAACCTGGAAGACGCTTTCGTCACTCCGATTCTGCGTTTGCTGCGCAATCCCGAACTGCGCGTTCGGCGAGGAAATGCCGCGCGCAAGTTTGGCGAACAGCATTACCATCAAGACATCATCCTGCCGCAATTGAAAGCGTTTTACCTCCGGCAAATGGCGTATCTGGGAGATCATCGTTGA